One Deltaproteobacteria bacterium DNA segment encodes these proteins:
- the hslV gene encoding ATP-dependent protease subunit HslV — protein MKGTTVIAVKRDGKTAVACDGQVTMGNYVVKAGARKIRRLYNDKVLAGFAGSTADAFTLFSRLDNKLAEFSGNLTRASVELAKDWRTDKVLRRLEAVMLAADRDNMYLISGAGDVMTPDDNLYGIGSGGPYALAAARALVKYTDLDAKSIAVEAVKIASSICIYTNGNIIVDVLEDK, from the coding sequence ATGAAAGGCACAACAGTTATTGCTGTCAAAAGAGATGGAAAAACAGCTGTTGCTTGTGATGGGCAAGTAACGATGGGAAATTATGTGGTAAAGGCTGGAGCCAGGAAGATAAGAAGGCTATATAATGATAAAGTCTTGGCAGGATTTGCAGGTTCTACAGCAGATGCATTTACATTGTTTTCTCGTCTGGATAATAAATTGGCTGAGTTTTCTGGCAATCTTACCCGGGCATCAGTGGAATTGGCTAAAGACTGGAGAACAGATAAAGTTTTGAGGAGATTGGAAGCGGTGATGCTTGCCGCTGACAGAGATAATATGTATCTCATCTCTGGAGCAGGAGATGTAATGACTCCTGACGACAATTTATACGGCATTGGCTCGGGTGGACCTTATGCTTTAGCTGCAGCACGAGCGCTGGTTAAATACACAGATTTAGATGCAAAGAGTATTGCTGTGGAAGCTGTGAAAATTGCATCTTCCATTTGTATTTACACTAATGGAAATATCATTGTGGATGTATTGGAGGATAAATGA